The proteins below come from a single Chryseobacterium capnotolerans genomic window:
- a CDS encoding MFS transporter yields the protein MTETSPQKTSIKKILPLILATAIFMQMLDSTILNTSLPSIAKDLHESPLNMQNAIISYVLTLAVFMPASGFLADRFGTKKVFIFFINIIQSWIFILFFISKPYSSCYLKGYSGSWRKLDDTGRKAGTH from the coding sequence ATGACAGAAACAAGCCCTCAAAAGACATCCATAAAGAAAATTCTTCCCCTGATCCTGGCCACTGCTATTTTCATGCAGATGCTGGATTCAACCATCCTGAATACTTCCCTACCATCCATTGCCAAGGATCTTCATGAATCCCCGCTGAATATGCAGAATGCCATCATCAGTTATGTATTGACATTGGCTGTATTTATGCCTGCAAGTGGCTTTTTGGCAGATCGTTTCGGGACTAAAAAAGTATTTATTTTTTTCATTAATATTATTCAGTCTTGGATCTTTATTTTGTTCTTTATCTCAAAACCTTACTCATCTTGTTATCTCAAGGGTTATTCAGGGAGTTGGAGGAAGCTTGATGACACCGGTCGGAAAGCTGGCACTCATTAA
- a CDS encoding GNAT family N-acetyltransferase → MIEVKQNNDEKHGSFEAFIDGRRAGMMTYTWAGEERFIIDHTEVEEAYNGKGVGKEMLLAAVDFARKNGKKIIPLCPFAKASFQKSEELQDVLVN, encoded by the coding sequence ATGATCGAAGTAAAACAAAACAACGACGAAAAACACGGAAGTTTTGAAGCTTTCATAGATGGAAGACGCGCAGGAATGATGACGTACACCTGGGCAGGAGAAGAAAGATTTATTATTGACCACACTGAGGTGGAAGAAGCCTACAACGGGAAAGGAGTAGGTAAGGAAATGCTTTTGGCTGCTGTAGATTTTGCAAGAAAAAACGGAAAGAAAATCATTCCGCTTTGTCCTTTTGCTAAAGCCAGTTTCCAGAAGAGTGAGGAATTGCAGGATGTTTTAGTGAATTAA
- a CDS encoding sodium:solute symporter, which yields MNPGTVLLLFVFIYFIGLLVISYFTSRNSDNQSFFIGNKKSKWWLVAFGMIGTSLSGVTFISVPGTVGKMTGSEYIYGGFEYYMMVIGFFIGYFIVAAILLPLYYKMNLTSIYTYLGKRFNVEAHKIGSIFFIISRAIGATARLYLVVNVLQIFLLEGLGVPFWVTSMVLLLMVLLYTFEGGVKTIVITDTLQTSFMIISLVACIVYILSNLNLSFGEAYTILGQKNYTHFINFDPNSKTFFLKTILGGIFITIAMTGLDQEMMQKNISVDNLKNSKKNMLTFAGTLLLVNLAFLFLGGLLYLFALQHGAEYGTTGTDPVSNIFGFKDAAGNIKNIMGDDLFPALSLNGYFPMMISVIFIIGLISALFPSADGALTAVTSSYCVDLLNLNEDKTKTEKEKKSLRMKVHLTFTIVFFILIMVFKALNDKSIVYLIMEIAGYTYGPLLGLFAFGIFTKFKISRKYSILMVTILAPIITYLINFAVTSYTDYRIGVELIVLNGLLTFIGLWLVKDKQHLRVV from the coding sequence ATGAATCCAGGAACTGTCCTTTTGCTGTTTGTCTTTATCTATTTTATCGGTCTTTTGGTGATCTCTTATTTTACCAGCCGAAATTCTGACAACCAGTCCTTCTTTATCGGTAATAAAAAAAGTAAATGGTGGCTCGTTGCATTCGGAATGATAGGAACCAGCTTAAGTGGGGTTACCTTTATTTCAGTTCCGGGAACCGTTGGAAAAATGACCGGCTCCGAATATATTTATGGAGGTTTTGAATATTACATGATGGTCATCGGGTTTTTCATTGGTTATTTTATTGTAGCAGCCATCCTGCTTCCTCTGTATTATAAAATGAATCTTACTTCCATTTACACCTATTTGGGAAAAAGATTCAATGTGGAGGCCCATAAGATCGGATCTATCTTCTTTATTATCTCAAGAGCCATTGGAGCTACAGCGAGATTATATCTGGTTGTAAATGTATTGCAGATCTTTCTTCTTGAAGGATTAGGTGTTCCTTTTTGGGTTACTTCTATGGTTCTTTTACTGATGGTTCTTCTCTATACTTTTGAAGGTGGAGTAAAAACGATTGTGATTACGGATACTTTGCAGACTTCTTTTATGATTATCAGCTTAGTGGCTTGTATTGTTTACATTCTATCCAATCTGAACCTGTCTTTTGGGGAAGCTTATACTATATTAGGACAGAAAAATTATACCCATTTCATCAATTTTGATCCTAATTCCAAGACATTTTTCCTTAAAACCATTCTGGGTGGAATCTTCATTACGATTGCCATGACCGGACTGGATCAGGAAATGATGCAGAAAAACATCTCTGTAGACAACCTTAAAAATTCAAAGAAGAACATGTTAACTTTCGCAGGAACCCTTCTGTTGGTAAATCTTGCGTTCTTATTTTTAGGAGGATTACTTTATCTTTTTGCTTTACAACACGGCGCAGAATACGGAACAACAGGTACAGATCCTGTGAGCAATATCTTCGGATTTAAAGATGCAGCAGGAAACATTAAGAATATCATGGGCGATGACCTTTTCCCTGCTTTATCTCTTAATGGATACTTTCCAATGATGATTTCCGTAATTTTTATTATCGGGTTGATCTCTGCATTATTCCCTTCTGCAGATGGAGCTCTAACTGCGGTAACAAGTTCGTATTGTGTAGATTTATTAAACCTGAACGAAGATAAAACCAAAACTGAAAAGGAGAAGAAAAGCCTTCGTATGAAAGTGCATTTAACATTTACTATCGTATTTTTCATCCTTATCATGGTATTCAAAGCTTTGAACGATAAATCTATTGTCTACCTGATTATGGAGATTGCAGGATATACGTATGGCCCTCTATTAGGACTTTTTGCTTTCGGGATCTTCACCAAGTTCAAAATATCCAGGAAGTATTCAATTCTTATGGTAACCATTCTGGCACCTATCATTACTTATTTAATCAATTTTGCAGTGACTTCTTACACGGATTACAGAATTGGTGTGGAGCTTATTGTTCTTAATGGGTTGCTGACCTTCATTGGGCTATGGCTGGTGAAGGATAAACAGCATTTAAGAGTTGTTTAG
- a CDS encoding TMEM175 family protein, translating into MTKGRLEAFSDGVLAIIITIMVLELKVPEGANWASLKPLIPKFLAYIFSFIYVGIYWNNHHHMFQAVNKVNGGILWANLHLLFWLSMMPIATEWIGNTGFAENPVATYGIILVLCAIAYSILENVIIRCEGENSKLKEAIHAKYKENISIIFYILGIATSFFYPYIAIGFYYIVALIWLIPDRRIEKSLKDN; encoded by the coding sequence ATGACTAAAGGAAGACTGGAAGCTTTCAGTGATGGAGTTCTGGCCATCATTATCACCATCATGGTTCTTGAGCTTAAAGTACCTGAAGGAGCCAACTGGGCGAGCCTTAAACCTCTTATCCCTAAATTCTTGGCCTATATCTTCAGTTTCATTTATGTTGGAATCTACTGGAATAATCACCATCATATGTTTCAGGCTGTAAACAAGGTAAACGGAGGTATTCTTTGGGCCAACCTTCATTTATTATTCTGGCTTTCTATGATGCCTATTGCTACTGAATGGATTGGCAATACAGGTTTTGCAGAAAATCCGGTCGCAACCTACGGTATTATCCTCGTATTATGTGCGATCGCCTACAGCATTCTGGAGAATGTTATTATCCGATGTGAGGGTGAAAACTCAAAGCTGAAGGAAGCTATACACGCAAAATATAAGGAAAATATATCTATCATTTTTTATATTCTGGGAATCGCTACTTCATTTTTTTATCCTTATATTGCCATAGGTTTTTATTATATAGTGGCTCTTATATGGCTGATTCCGGACAGAAGAATCGAAAAATCATTAAAAGACAATTAA
- the asnB gene encoding asparagine synthase B, whose product MCGIVCLFDAKQKTEILRPQVLEMSKKIRHRGPDWSGVFQDEKVVFSHERLAIVDPTSGKQPLFTKDGKVVLAVNGEIYNHRELKEEFPDYEFQTQSDCEVILALYRKYGKDFVEKLNGIFAFALYDTENEVYLIARDHMGICPLYQGWDKNGNYYVASELKALEGVCKTIETFLPGHFVYSKDGAELQQWYSREWESFDHVKENKTDIDQLRKGLEDAVHRQLMSDVPYGVLLSGGLDSSVISAITAKFARQRIESGDTQEAWYPRLHSFAVGLVGSPDLAAAQKAAEHIGSVHHEVNFTVQEGLDAVRDVIYHLETYDVTTIRASTPMYLLARVIKSMGIKMVLSGEGSDELFGGYLYFHKAPNAKEFHDETVRKLGKLHLYDCLRANKALMSWGIEGRVPFLDKEFMDIAMAVNPQDKMINTAEGKIEKWVLRKAFEDILPASIAWRQKEQFSDGVGYSWIDTLKEVAEKEVTDEMMANARFRFPLNTPQNKEEYRYRTIFEEHFPSETAASTVPSVPSVACSTPIALEWDEAFKKMNDPSGRAVKVHETSY is encoded by the coding sequence ATGTGTGGAATTGTATGTTTATTCGATGCCAAGCAAAAAACTGAGATATTAAGGCCTCAGGTTTTGGAAATGTCAAAAAAGATCCGTCACAGAGGACCGGATTGGAGTGGAGTTTTTCAGGATGAAAAAGTAGTGTTCTCTCACGAAAGACTAGCCATTGTAGATCCAACATCCGGAAAACAACCTTTATTTACAAAAGACGGAAAAGTAGTATTAGCTGTAAACGGTGAAATCTACAACCATAGAGAACTAAAAGAAGAATTTCCTGATTATGAGTTTCAGACTCAATCAGATTGCGAAGTGATTCTTGCTCTCTACAGAAAATATGGAAAAGACTTTGTGGAAAAACTAAATGGTATTTTCGCATTTGCATTATATGATACTGAAAATGAAGTGTACCTGATTGCCCGTGACCATATGGGAATCTGTCCTCTTTATCAGGGATGGGATAAAAACGGAAACTATTATGTAGCTTCTGAACTGAAAGCTTTAGAAGGGGTATGCAAAACTATTGAAACCTTCTTACCCGGACATTTTGTATACAGTAAAGATGGAGCTGAACTTCAACAATGGTACTCCAGAGAATGGGAAAGCTTTGATCATGTTAAAGAGAACAAAACTGATATTGATCAGCTAAGAAAAGGTCTTGAAGATGCTGTTCACAGACAACTTATGAGTGATGTACCTTATGGGGTATTGCTTTCAGGAGGTTTGGATTCATCTGTTATTTCTGCGATTACTGCTAAATTTGCAAGACAAAGAATTGAAAGTGGTGATACTCAGGAAGCATGGTACCCAAGACTACACAGTTTTGCTGTGGGGTTGGTAGGATCTCCAGACTTAGCAGCAGCACAAAAAGCAGCCGAACATATCGGATCTGTGCACCATGAGGTTAACTTTACAGTTCAGGAAGGATTGGATGCAGTACGTGATGTTATTTATCATCTGGAAACTTATGATGTAACAACTATCAGAGCTTCCACACCCATGTATCTTTTAGCAAGAGTGATCAAATCAATGGGTATCAAAATGGTACTATCTGGAGAAGGTTCTGATGAGCTGTTCGGTGGATATCTGTATTTCCATAAAGCTCCTAATGCTAAAGAATTCCATGATGAAACGGTAAGAAAACTTGGAAAACTTCACTTGTATGACTGCCTGAGAGCCAACAAAGCCTTAATGAGCTGGGGAATAGAAGGAAGAGTTCCTTTCTTAGACAAGGAATTTATGGATATTGCCATGGCTGTTAACCCACAGGATAAAATGATTAACACAGCTGAAGGGAAAATTGAAAAATGGGTATTAAGAAAAGCCTTTGAAGATATTCTTCCTGCGTCTATTGCATGGAGACAAAAAGAGCAGTTTTCAGATGGTGTAGGCTATTCATGGATTGATACTTTAAAAGAGGTAGCTGAAAAAGAGGTTACAGATGAAATGATGGCTAACGCAAGATTCAGATTCCCGCTCAACACTCCACAAAACAAGGAGGAATACCGATACAGAACTATTTTTGAAGAGCACTTCCCAAGTGAAACTGCGGCCTCAACAGTTCCATCGGTTCCATCCGTAGCCTGCTCTACTCCTATCGCTCTGGAATGGGATGAAGCTTTCAAAAAGATGAATGACCCAAGCGGAAGAGCTGTGAAGGTGCATGAGACTTCGTATTAA
- a CDS encoding pirin family protein encodes MSNIGLIIEEKAADIGNFLVGRLLPFREKRAVGPFVFIDHMGPSELKDYQNLDVPPHPHIGLSTLTYLLEGSIFHRDSIGSALEIKPGAVNWMTAGKGVVHSERTPEYLRHSDKRLHGFQIWVGLPRHLEQSEPTFHHIEADEIPVWEEDGIQYKLIAGEAFGKTSPVPVHSKLFFIEIKTKEAKKISIGKDLYGEAAMYVLDGTVSTEGNSYGSKQLMIAKDTKLCEFDMSENGTVYLFGGEPFDEERFIFWNFVNSDKEVIDQAKVNWHDQNHDAFPLVPGDEQEYVPLPKAILNRK; translated from the coding sequence ATGTCAAATATTGGACTTATCATTGAAGAAAAAGCAGCAGACATCGGGAACTTTCTGGTAGGAAGACTCCTTCCTTTCCGTGAAAAAAGAGCTGTAGGCCCTTTTGTTTTTATCGATCATATGGGACCTTCGGAGTTAAAGGATTATCAAAACCTTGATGTTCCCCCTCATCCCCATATCGGGTTATCTACGTTAACTTACCTGCTGGAAGGCTCTATTTTCCACAGAGACAGTATTGGAAGTGCTCTTGAGATCAAACCGGGTGCTGTTAACTGGATGACTGCCGGGAAAGGAGTCGTACATTCTGAAAGAACCCCTGAATATTTAAGACACAGTGATAAAAGACTTCACGGATTTCAGATCTGGGTAGGGCTGCCAAGACATCTTGAACAGTCTGAACCTACTTTTCACCATATTGAAGCGGACGAAATTCCGGTTTGGGAAGAAGATGGTATTCAGTATAAATTAATTGCCGGAGAGGCATTTGGAAAAACATCTCCTGTTCCGGTACACAGTAAATTATTTTTCATTGAGATCAAAACCAAAGAAGCTAAAAAAATCAGCATTGGAAAAGACCTGTATGGAGAAGCGGCCATGTATGTTCTGGATGGAACAGTAAGTACAGAAGGAAACTCTTATGGTTCTAAACAACTGATGATCGCTAAGGACACCAAACTTTGTGAGTTTGATATGAGCGAAAACGGAACGGTCTATCTTTTTGGTGGAGAGCCTTTCGATGAGGAACGTTTTATCTTCTGGAACTTTGTGAATTCTGACAAAGAAGTAATTGATCAGGCTAAAGTGAACTGGCATGACCAGAATCATGATGCATTTCCTTTAGTTCCGGGTGATGAACAAGAGTATGTTCCACTTCCGAAAGCGATTTTAAATAGAAAATAA
- a CDS encoding (4Fe-4S)-binding protein, whose protein sequence is METHEYPNGDITVIWQPQKCIHSAVCVKMLPKVYNPKDRPWIKAQNATPEELKKQIDQCPSGALSYKFNTEK, encoded by the coding sequence ATGGAAACACACGAATACCCTAACGGCGACATTACTGTCATTTGGCAGCCTCAGAAGTGTATCCACTCGGCTGTATGTGTAAAAATGCTTCCCAAAGTCTACAATCCAAAAGACAGACCTTGGATAAAAGCGCAAAATGCAACCCCTGAAGAATTAAAAAAACAGATAGACCAATGCCCATCTGGAGCATTAAGTTATAAATTCAATACTGAAAAATAA
- a CDS encoding NADPH-dependent FMN reductase, with product MKILAFAGSSSSTSINKELVKFVLKDFQNEEINLIDLNDFTMPVFSVDLEKKGFPDEAHHFLKVIEECDVIICSLAEHNRSYSAAFKNVFDWASRINVKVFQNKPMLLMSTSPGGYGGGNVMNTAKTFFPQFAADIKDTFSLPKFYENFDLESGVINPDMLNELKAKIENFKNLIKNND from the coding sequence ATGAAAATATTAGCATTTGCTGGAAGCAGTTCTTCCACTTCTATTAACAAGGAATTGGTAAAGTTTGTTTTAAAGGATTTTCAGAACGAAGAAATCAACCTGATTGACCTAAATGACTTTACGATGCCTGTTTTCTCTGTAGATCTTGAAAAGAAAGGGTTTCCGGATGAAGCGCATCATTTTTTAAAGGTCATTGAAGAATGTGATGTGATTATCTGTTCTCTTGCAGAACATAACCGATCTTACAGTGCTGCATTTAAAAACGTTTTCGACTGGGCATCAAGGATCAATGTGAAGGTATTTCAAAACAAACCGATGCTTCTGATGAGTACTTCTCCTGGAGGATATGGCGGCGGAAATGTAATGAATACAGCTAAAACATTCTTTCCTCAATTTGCTGCAGATATCAAGGATACTTTTTCACTGCCCAAGTTCTATGAAAATTTTGATCTTGAAAGCGGAGTTATTAATCCTGATATGCTGAATGAACTGAAAGCAAAGATTGAAAACTTTAAAAACCTAATTAAAAACAATGACTAA
- a CDS encoding GNAT family N-acetyltransferase has protein sequence MKPEFENIPLVKAEKRFEIEVNGHYAFIDYRETSHQIALIHTEADQELAGTGAAAAVVEKTLNYIEESGKKLLPFCPYVFAFIKKHPEWKRIVDEKFDGYDKL, from the coding sequence ATGAAACCCGAATTCGAAAATATCCCTCTTGTAAAAGCCGAAAAAAGATTTGAAATAGAAGTCAATGGGCATTATGCCTTTATTGATTATCGCGAAACAAGCCATCAGATTGCATTGATCCACACGGAAGCTGATCAGGAACTAGCAGGAACAGGTGCAGCAGCGGCAGTAGTAGAGAAAACATTAAATTATATTGAAGAAAGTGGTAAAAAGCTTCTTCCATTTTGTCCGTATGTTTTTGCCTTTATTAAAAAGCATCCGGAGTGGAAACGTATCGTAGATGAAAAATTTGACGGATACGATAAATTGTAA
- a CDS encoding zinc ribbon domain-containing protein YjdM, with protein MSDTVLCPKCSSEFTYPSDNMMVCSQCFYEWNPEEAASEAANEGKILDSNGNELQDGDSVVVVKDLPVKGAPKPVKAGTKVKNIRLRPGSDHNIDCKIDGFGAMALKSEFVKKA; from the coding sequence ATGAGTGATACAGTACTTTGTCCGAAATGCAGCTCTGAGTTTACTTACCCGAGCGATAATATGATGGTATGTTCTCAGTGTTTCTACGAATGGAACCCTGAAGAAGCAGCTTCTGAAGCAGCAAACGAGGGTAAAATATTGGACTCTAACGGGAATGAGCTTCAAGACGGTGATTCTGTAGTGGTGGTTAAAGATCTTCCTGTAAAAGGAGCACCAAAACCGGTAAAAGCTGGAACTAAAGTGAAGAATATCCGTCTAAGGCCGGGAAGCGATCATAATATCGACTGTAAGATTGATGGCTTCGGAGCAATGGCTTTAAAGTCAGAATTTGTGAAGAAAGCTTAA
- a CDS encoding OsmC family protein, with the protein MAVTVKASLGKTKYYTEVTAGENTIITDEPLDKGGQNKGFNPMEILATSLASCTAATLRMYIERKEWDVENINVEVELENYPLTKKAIFKRDITFEGILDDEQMKRLHTIADACPVHKILTNDIEILTKFS; encoded by the coding sequence ATGGCAGTAACGGTAAAAGCAAGTTTAGGAAAAACAAAATATTATACAGAAGTAACGGCAGGTGAAAATACAATTATTACCGATGAACCTTTAGATAAAGGCGGACAAAATAAAGGTTTCAATCCTATGGAAATCCTCGCTACGTCTTTGGCTAGCTGTACAGCAGCTACTCTGAGAATGTATATTGAAAGAAAAGAATGGGACGTAGAAAACATCAATGTGGAAGTAGAACTTGAAAACTACCCACTCACCAAAAAAGCAATCTTCAAAAGAGATATTACTTTTGAAGGAATTTTGGATGATGAACAAATGAAAAGACTCCATACCATTGCTGATGCATGCCCAGTACATAAAATATTAACTAACGATATAGAAATATTAACTAAATTCTCATAA
- a CDS encoding reprolysin-like metallopeptidase, translating to MKIKQLLYLGIFIISISWGKAQDFFTKISERSVEAKPDDRLIQPERFLTYRLDVAGMKSYFQSVPELRDSDFKDKAPIIILPMPDGTKAKFKIWKSSVMAPELADKFPQLITFTGQGVDDQYATVKLDFTELGFHAQIKSVVSGDMYIDPYAKNDVNNYIIYKKNDLINKNPIVCGTKDGKSQAEKKNGQKSVTPGVGNQIRIFRFAVACTGEYAKAATGQASPTVAQTLSAIVTTVNRVNGVYEQEVAVRLVLVPNETSLIFTNPATDPFNGNDDSDLLIEESQTQINTIIGINSYDIGHTFSTGGGGLAYYGICDPDYKGKGITGRGNPVGDPYDIDYVAHEVGHQFWGPHTFNAVTGSCSGNRDADAAVEPGSGITIMAYAGICGSLNNLANNSIPIFHTNSFQSITTAVASAECPVITPVSNTAPTVNAGSDYTIPKGTPFKLTGSATDAENNSLTYCWEQNDIGPEGNWNAPTGNAAIFRSFMPVTVSYRYFPKLTSILNNTVSKGEILPSYGRTMEFRLTVRDNNAGCGGVANDDAIITVAGNSGPFKVTAPNTAVTWSANSTQTITWDVANTTAAPVNCTNVSILLSTDGGLTYPTTLVASTPNDGSEAITIPDVNTTTARIMVAGAGNVFFNINPVNFTINKNVLAVNEITANKDAFVIYPNPGKGFLNIKFPNTNEVYDVTIYDVSGKLVFSKLNNTPDHNNLGTFNVAQLIKGDYLIKVKTKTSERTVKWIKE from the coding sequence ATGAAAATTAAACAATTACTTTATTTAGGGATATTTATTATATCCATTTCTTGGGGGAAAGCCCAGGATTTTTTCACCAAAATTAGTGAAAGGTCTGTTGAGGCTAAACCAGATGACAGGTTGATACAACCAGAAAGATTTCTCACTTACAGATTGGATGTAGCCGGAATGAAAAGCTATTTCCAATCAGTTCCGGAATTGAGAGATAGCGATTTTAAAGATAAAGCTCCCATTATTATTTTGCCTATGCCGGATGGAACAAAAGCAAAATTCAAAATATGGAAATCTTCAGTAATGGCTCCTGAATTAGCAGATAAATTCCCTCAATTAATTACTTTTACAGGGCAAGGGGTTGATGATCAGTATGCTACTGTAAAATTAGATTTTACAGAATTGGGATTTCATGCTCAGATAAAATCTGTGGTGTCAGGAGATATGTATATTGATCCTTATGCAAAAAATGATGTGAATAATTATATCATCTACAAAAAAAACGATTTAATTAATAAGAACCCGATCGTTTGCGGTACTAAAGACGGGAAATCTCAAGCAGAAAAAAAAAACGGACAAAAAAGCGTTACCCCGGGCGTAGGAAATCAAATTAGAATTTTCCGCTTTGCAGTAGCTTGTACAGGTGAATATGCAAAAGCGGCAACCGGACAAGCTTCTCCTACCGTAGCCCAAACTCTGTCTGCTATTGTAACAACTGTAAACAGAGTAAACGGCGTTTATGAGCAGGAGGTGGCAGTAAGACTGGTATTGGTTCCTAATGAGACCAGCCTTATTTTTACAAATCCTGCTACGGATCCTTTTAATGGTAATGATGATTCAGATCTGTTAATTGAGGAAAGCCAGACCCAGATTAATACAATAATTGGAATTAATAGTTATGATATAGGGCATACTTTTAGCACAGGTGGCGGTGGATTGGCTTATTATGGTATATGTGATCCCGATTATAAAGGAAAAGGAATCACAGGGAGAGGTAACCCGGTTGGGGATCCTTATGATATTGATTACGTTGCTCATGAAGTAGGACATCAGTTTTGGGGACCGCATACTTTTAATGCAGTAACAGGAAGCTGTTCCGGCAACCGGGATGCTGATGCTGCCGTAGAACCGGGAAGCGGGATTACGATTATGGCATATGCCGGAATTTGCGGATCTCTGAATAATTTGGCTAACAACAGTATTCCTATTTTTCATACCAACTCATTTCAGTCGATCACTACAGCAGTAGCATCAGCTGAGTGTCCGGTGATAACTCCTGTCAGCAACACTGCTCCTACTGTGAATGCAGGAAGTGATTATACAATTCCTAAAGGAACACCATTTAAGCTTACAGGTTCTGCAACGGATGCTGAAAACAATTCGCTTACTTATTGCTGGGAACAAAATGATATCGGCCCTGAAGGAAATTGGAATGCTCCAACCGGAAATGCTGCTATATTCAGATCATTTATGCCGGTGACTGTTTCCTACAGATATTTTCCAAAACTGACAAGCATTCTCAACAATACGGTATCAAAAGGAGAAATTTTACCATCGTATGGAAGAACAATGGAGTTCAGACTTACTGTGAGAGATAATAATGCAGGTTGTGGAGGGGTAGCCAATGATGATGCAATCATTACGGTTGCTGGAAATTCTGGACCGTTTAAGGTAACTGCACCCAATACGGCGGTAACATGGAGTGCTAACTCTACGCAGACTATAACATGGGATGTAGCCAATACAACCGCTGCTCCGGTAAATTGTACCAATGTAAGTATTTTACTTTCAACGGATGGAGGTCTTACTTATCCAACTACTCTGGTTGCTTCCACTCCAAATGACGGATCCGAAGCTATCACTATTCCTGATGTAAATACAACAACGGCCAGAATTATGGTAGCAGGGGCAGGAAACGTATTTTTTAATATCAATCCTGTTAACTTTACAATCAATAAAAATGTATTGGCTGTAAATGAAATAACCGCAAATAAGGATGCATTTGTCATATATCCTAACCCAGGTAAAGGATTTTTGAATATTAAATTTCCAAATACAAATGAAGTTTACGATGTTACTATATATGATGTAAGTGGAAAACTAGTATTCAGTAAATTGAATAACACACCTGATCACAATAATCTAGGTACTTTTAATGTGGCTCAGCTTATAAAAGGAGATTATTTGATTAAAGTTAAAACAAAAACCTCTGAGAGAACCGTAAAATGGATTAAAGAATAA
- a CDS encoding pirin family protein: MATKKVEMVVSPRPAHFVGDGFRVHNFIPGVHGLDMKRIDPFIMLDYNSKFHFNGSDRPRGVGVHPHRGFETVTIAYNGKVEHHDSAGGGGIIGEGDVQWMTAAKGVLHKEYHETEWAKEGGIFQMVQLWVNLPAKDKMSTPKYQAIENSKMEKVDLGENGYVEVIAGEYNGNKGPAFTFTPIHMMNAKLKAGGKAEFHFPAHFNTAALVIEGNITINGEEAVKADHFALFKNEGESFNIEAKDDSVVLIISGEPINEPIFPHGPFVMNTREEIMQAFEDFNTGKFGYLED, translated from the coding sequence ATGGCAACTAAAAAAGTAGAAATGGTAGTATCTCCAAGACCTGCACACTTTGTAGGTGACGGTTTTAGAGTTCATAATTTTATTCCAGGTGTACATGGGTTAGATATGAAAAGAATAGACCCGTTTATCATGCTTGATTATAATTCAAAATTTCATTTCAATGGTTCAGACAGACCAAGAGGTGTAGGAGTACATCCACACAGAGGTTTTGAAACAGTAACTATAGCATATAATGGTAAAGTGGAACATCACGACAGTGCCGGAGGCGGTGGTATCATTGGAGAAGGTGATGTACAGTGGATGACAGCTGCCAAAGGTGTTCTTCACAAAGAATATCACGAGACAGAATGGGCCAAAGAAGGCGGAATCTTTCAAATGGTTCAGCTTTGGGTAAATCTTCCGGCAAAAGATAAAATGAGTACTCCTAAATACCAGGCTATTGAAAATTCCAAAATGGAAAAAGTGGATCTTGGTGAGAATGGGTATGTAGAAGTCATTGCCGGGGAATATAACGGAAATAAGGGTCCTGCATTCACCTTCACACCTATTCACATGATGAATGCCAAATTGAAAGCCGGAGGTAAGGCAGAGTTTCATTTTCCTGCCCACTTCAACACCGCTGCTTTAGTGATTGAAGGAAATATTACCATCAATGGAGAAGAAGCTGTTAAAGCAGATCATTTTGCATTATTTAAAAATGAAGGAGAAAGCTTCAATATTGAGGCTAAAGATGATTCTGTTGTTTTAATCATCAGTGGAGAACCTATTAATGAGCCTATTTTCCCTCATGGACCTTTTGTGATGAATACCAGAGAGGAAATCATGCAGGCATTTGAGGATTTCAATACCGGAAAATTCGGATATCTTGAAGATTAA